From the genome of Halobacterium sp. R2-5:
GAGGCGGGCAGCGACCTCCATCGCGCCGCGCTCCGGATGGCCGACCACGAGAAGGTCGTCGTCCCGGACGCCGACGGCGAACCGGGGACCGCGTGGCTCGTGGAGGCCGACGGCACCAGCGAGGGCGTCGACTCCCCAGAGGCGCTCGCGGACCTCGTCGCGCAGTCGACGCAGTGACCCGCGCCGTCTAAACCGTCGGAGCGTTTTTCACCTCGGGTACGCAAGCGACAACGAGATGGCTGACTTGCGGGACCTCGGCCTCTCGGAGTACGAAGCCAGCGCGTACCGCGCGCTCCTCCGAACCGGGCCGGCAACTGCCAAGGAGTTGTCCGAGGAGAGCGGCGTGCCGATGGGCCGCGTCTACGACGTGCTCGGGAGCATCGAGTCCCAGCACCTCGTGCGCAGCCAGGCCGCCAGCCGCCCGAAGAAGTACGTCGCCGTCGAGCCCGACACCGCTCTCGGCAGGCTGCTGGAGGACCGCAAACGCGAACTCCACGAGAAAGCCGACCAGTACGAGGCCGTCGTCGACGAACTGGAGTCGTCCCTCCAGACGCCCTCTCAGCCCGAGGAGGGGTTCTGGACGGCCGCGCTCGGGCCCGCGGACTCCCTGGACCTCCTCTTAGAGCGCATCGACACCGCGGACGACTCGGTGCGCCTGCTCGCCGGGTTCGAGTCGTCGAGTTTCGACGTCGCGGACACCACCAGCCGCATCGTCGACCACCTCGAGGACGCGCTCGAACGCGGCGTCGACGTCTCCGTGCTCATCTCCCAGGAGCTCTCCGCGAAGCTCCCCCGGGAGGTCAACGAGCGCTACGTCGCCGTGCTCGCCGAACACCCCGGCTACGAGGTGCGCATCGGGCCCGTCGTCGAGGGCAACGTCACCATCGTCGACGACGCCGAGGTCTGCCTGGAAGTCACGAACCCGGTCGAGCCCGACGAGACGTTCGCGATGATCGACCTCCACGACTCCACGTTCGCCGCCGACGTCTCCGAGGTGTTCGCGGAGACGTGGGGCGAGGCCGCGACGCTCGACTGACCCCTACAGGGCGTCCGCGCGGTCGCCGAACCGCTCGGCGAACGCCTCGCCGAGCATGTCCGCGAGTTCGTCCTCCGTCGCGCGCGTGTGGAGCTCCTCGATGCGCTCCTCGCTGATGTCCGCGAAAATCGGGACGACCTTCCTGATTACGACGTAGGACGCGCCCAACGCGACGGCGGCGGCGACCGCGCCCCGCGGGCCGTAGCGGTCGTAGCCGAACTTGACTGCGTTGACGACGATCGTGGAGACACCGACCATACGGGACGTTCGCCGACCGCGCTCAAGTCGCTTTCTCAGCCGGTCACCTGTTGGTCGCTAATTCGCATGCTGCCGCCCGAAAACAGACGCCTGCTACTCGGCGGTCGCGTCGACTTCCTCGCGCAGCGCGCCGAACTCGGCGATGCGTTCGGCGTGGGCGTTGTGCTGGTGGATGGACTCGTCGTTGGACTGCTTCATCGTCACGACCGCGTCGTCGTCGAGGTGGTCGAACTCGGAGACGACGCCCTCGGCCATCGAGCGCACGCAGTCCTCGACGAACTTCGCGTTCGCGTGGGCGGCGTACGTCATCGCGTCCTCGTCCGGGCGCTTCGCGAGGTTGTAGATGCGCGCGCTCATCGAGTCCCGCGCGACGTCCACGACGTCCATCAGGTCGACCTCGGGGTCGCCCGAGGTCTCGATGGTGAGCGTGGCGTGCCCGCGCTGGCTGTGGCCGGCCTGCGGGACTTCCTGGAGGAACTCGCGGACGTCGCCTTCGCCGACGCCGAGGTCGCGGAGCTTCTCGCGGGCGTGCTGGCCCATCATCTGCTGGCTGCACGGGCAGACGGTCATGCCGACGACGCGCGCGCCGATCTCCTCGCGGGTCGCCTCGCCCTCCTCGGCGGTCGCGGACGCGAGGATGTCGACGGTGCCCTGCGTCGGCAGGCCGCTCGCGGGCGTCTCGTCCTGAATCATCAGCTCCGCCTCCATCTCCACGGTGGCGGTCGTCGTGTACTCGTGTTTCTCGAGGAGCCGCTCGGCGGCCTCCCCGCACATCTCCTCGACCTGGTAGACGGGCTCGGAGACGGCTTCTTCGAGGGTCTCGTCGATGACTTCCATGTTCCGGCTCATGTCGATGCCCTTCCGGCCTTGCGGGAGGTCGACGTACACCTCGAACTCCGCGGTCAACACGATGGGGCGCTTGTCCTCGCGGGCGATCTTCACGAGCTTCTCGACGCCCGTCACCCCGACCTGACTCAGACCGACCGCGACGTCCGGCTCGGTCGCCTGTACGTCCGGTAGCTGCTGGCTCATTGCGGCGGCATAGGGGTGGTGGCTCACTAACCCTTTCCGTTCCGGCGACCGCCTCTCACTCCAGTTTGTTCAGCGCCTGGAAGAAGTCCGCGTTCGGGCCGGCGACCCGCGCCGGCTCGTCGGCCGCCTCGAGCGTGATCACCTCGGGAGTCCGCACGCGCTGGCTGTTCGAGCCGTCGCTGGACACCACCGCGTGCTCCGGACCGTCGACCCGCACCGTCACCTCGCCGCCGACGGGCGTCAGCAGCGGCGGCATCGCGTCCCGCGAGCACATCCCCGTCACGACGAACGCGCCGACCCCGGGCTGCACGAGCGGCCCGCCCTCGCTGAGGTTGTACGCCGTGCTCCCGGTCTGGGTCGCGACGATGACGCCGTCGGCGTGCGTCGCCTCGAACAGCGAGCCGTCCACGCGCACCTCCACGTCGACGCCGTGGCCGTGCCCGCGCTGTTCGCCCTGAATCACGACCTCGTTCAGCGCGGGCGTCAGCGACCACCCCCGCTCGCCGGACGCCACCACGCGGGCGGCCTCGCGGTGACGGACCTCGCCGCGCTCCCGGTAGCGCTCGACCTCCTCGCGGACCGCCGCCACCGCGTCCTCGGGCGCGACCGCGTTCAGGAACCCGACCTCGCCGAGGTTCACGCCGAGCACTGGCGTCGACCCCGCGCCCCGTGCCGTGAACAGAAAGGTTCCGTCCCCGCCGATACTCACGACGAGGTCGCAGGCGTCGAACTCGCCGACATCGTAGCCGTTGCCGTCGAGGGCGTCCGCCGTCGCCGAGTCCAGCCACACCGTCACGTCCTCGCCAGCGAGCATCTCCCGGACGTCCGCCGCGAGATACGCCGCTCGCGAGTTCCCCCGCTGTGCGACGATTCCAACGCGCATACCTCCACTCGGGGGCCGCGCTTGAAAAACCCGCGGGCGGCGGAAACTACTTTTCGCTGTGCCACCACCGCCGACACATGCAACCGACGGCGCCGGGCGCCGCGGGACGGAGGCGACACCGTGGCTGACGAGGACGACGACTGGTTCGAACGCGCCTTCGAGGACGAGGAGCCGGAAGACTCCGAGCGGCCGACGGACGCCGAGCGGGACGCCGACAGCGGCGCAGACGACGAGGAAACCGATAGCGAGGACGACGAGTCGCCGGCGAGCGAGACGCCCGACGAGCAGTTCGACTCGGACCAACCCACGGGCTTCGGCGACACCGACGTGTCCGCGTCCGACGAAAGCGAGGTCGACAACTTCGCCGCGGCGTTCGGCGGCGCCGACTCCGGCGGCGAGGACGACGACCTCTTCGAGGACGACTTCGCGTCCGCGTTCGGCGGCGGTGGCGGAGGCGGCCCCGGCGCGGCCCCCAGCGGTGGCGGCGAGGAGGACTTCGGCTTCGACCTCGACGGCGACGTCGGCGCCGGCGGCCCCGGCGGCTTCGAGGAGGACGAGGAGTACGAGTCCGACATCCCGCGTATCGACTTCGGCATCGAAGGCCTCGACGAGATGGTGCAGGGCGGCGTCCCCGAGCGCTCGCTCATCGTCGCCATCGGCGGCGCCGGCACCGGGAAGACCACGTTCGGCCTCCAGTTCCTCCACGAGGCCATCGAGAACGGCGAACGCGCCGTCTACATCACGCTCGAGGAGTCCCGCAGGCGCGTCGTCCAGAGCGCCACCGACAAAGGCTGGGAGTTCGACCGCCACACCGACGAGGGCAACCTCGCCGTCATCGACATCGACCCCATCGAGATGGCGAACTCCCTCACCAGCATCCGCAACGAACTCCCGCGGCTCGTCGAGGAGTTCGGCGCCAGCCGCCTCGTCCTCGACTCCGTCTCCCTGCTGGAGATGATGTACGACGACCAGTCGGTCCGCCGCACCGAAATCTACGACTTCACCAAGGCGCTCAAGGAAGCCGGCGTCACCACGATGCTCACCAGCGAAGCCTCCGAGGACAACCCCTTCGCCTCCCGCCACGGCATCATTGAGTACCTCACCGACGCCGTCGTCGTCCTCCGCTACATCCGCCCCGAGGACTTCCGCGAGACCCGTCTGGCCGTCGAGATTCAGAAGATCCGCGACGCCAACCACTCCCGCGAGACCAAGCCCTACGAGATCACTCACCAGGGCATCTCCGTCTACCGGCAAGCGAATATCTTCTAGGGCGCTTTTGCGCTGCGCGCGCCTCCGGCGCGCTCGGCAAAACCGACACCAAAAGCACTCCTCGCGCCCTCCGGTCGCTCGTCGGCCTCGCGGCTTCGCCG
Proteins encoded in this window:
- a CDS encoding TrmB family transcriptional regulator, with product MADLRDLGLSEYEASAYRALLRTGPATAKELSEESGVPMGRVYDVLGSIESQHLVRSQAASRPKKYVAVEPDTALGRLLEDRKRELHEKADQYEAVVDELESSLQTPSQPEEGFWTAALGPADSLDLLLERIDTADDSVRLLAGFESSSFDVADTTSRIVDHLEDALERGVDVSVLISQELSAKLPREVNERYVAVLAEHPGYEVRIGPVVEGNVTIVDDAEVCLEVTNPVEPDETFAMIDLHDSTFAADVSEVFAETWGEAATLD
- the mptA gene encoding GTP cyclohydrolase MptA, coding for MSQQLPDVQATEPDVAVGLSQVGVTGVEKLVKIAREDKRPIVLTAEFEVYVDLPQGRKGIDMSRNMEVIDETLEEAVSEPVYQVEEMCGEAAERLLEKHEYTTTATVEMEAELMIQDETPASGLPTQGTVDILASATAEEGEATREEIGARVVGMTVCPCSQQMMGQHAREKLRDLGVGEGDVREFLQEVPQAGHSQRGHATLTIETSGDPEVDLMDVVDVARDSMSARIYNLAKRPDEDAMTYAAHANAKFVEDCVRSMAEGVVSEFDHLDDDAVVTMKQSNDESIHQHNAHAERIAEFGALREEVDATAE
- a CDS encoding NAD(+)/NADH kinase; translation: MRVGIVAQRGNSRAAYLAADVREMLAGEDVTVWLDSATADALDGNGYDVGEFDACDLVVSIGGDGTFLFTARGAGSTPVLGVNLGEVGFLNAVAPEDAVAAVREEVERYRERGEVRHREAARVVASGERGWSLTPALNEVVIQGEQRGHGHGVDVEVRVDGSLFEATHADGVIVATQTGSTAYNLSEGGPLVQPGVGAFVVTGMCSRDAMPPLLTPVGGEVTVRVDGPEHAVVSSDGSNSQRVRTPEVITLEAADEPARVAGPNADFFQALNKLE
- a CDS encoding KaiC domain-containing protein, which codes for MADEDDDWFERAFEDEEPEDSERPTDAERDADSGADDEETDSEDDESPASETPDEQFDSDQPTGFGDTDVSASDESEVDNFAAAFGGADSGGEDDDLFEDDFASAFGGGGGGGPGAAPSGGGEEDFGFDLDGDVGAGGPGGFEEDEEYESDIPRIDFGIEGLDEMVQGGVPERSLIVAIGGAGTGKTTFGLQFLHEAIENGERAVYITLEESRRRVVQSATDKGWEFDRHTDEGNLAVIDIDPIEMANSLTSIRNELPRLVEEFGASRLVLDSVSLLEMMYDDQSVRRTEIYDFTKALKEAGVTTMLTSEASEDNPFASRHGIIEYLTDAVVVLRYIRPEDFRETRLAVEIQKIRDANHSRETKPYEITHQGISVYRQANIF